DNA from Streptomyces sp. NBC_01260:
CACGATCTCGTAGCGCGGGGTGTTCTCCTCCATCTGCCGGAGCGCGTCCTTGCGGTCGCGCTTGGAGAGCCGGTCGATGTACAGGTAGCCGTACAGGTGGTCCGTCTCGTGCTGGAGGCAGCGGGCGAAGTAGCCGTCGCCCCGCACCTTGACCGGGTTGCCCTTCGCGTCCTGTCCGCGCACCACCGCGTAGTCCGGGCGGGCCAGCGAGGCGTACGCCGTCGGGACCGAGAGGCAGCCCTCGTTGGCGTCGTCCAGCACGCGCTGCTCGGGCGGGAGCTCGTCCAGCACCGGGTTGCAGATGACGCCGGTGTGCCGCACCCCGTCGTCGTCCGGGCAGTCGTAGACGAAGACCTTGAGGTCGACCCCGATCTGGTTGGCGGCCAGGCCCACGCCCTCCGCCGTCCGCTGGCTGGCGAACATGTCGTCGATCAGCGTGGCCAGCTTGTCGTCGAACACGGTGACGTCCTTGCACTCCTTGTGCAGGACGGGGTTGCCCACGACCGTGATCGGGTGCGAGGTGCCGCGCTCGCGGTATGCCGCCTCACGCGCCTCACAGTCCTCGGTGTCGACGAGGAAGCCCTCGTCGTCGACGCTGATCTGCTCGTCCGTCTCCTGCTGCGCCATGTCCGCCGTACGCCTTCCTCACAACGTGAAACCCGGGGTCCGCGGCTCGCGAGAACCCGGGCGCCCGAGCACCGGAATCGGTGCCCGTACAGCCTACGGGCACCGGTCAGCAGACTTCTTCGAGATCCCGCCACTCACGGCTGTCCGGGCTGTCCGCCACCCAGCCGTCCAGCAGGCCGCGCACCAGCCCGGCGGGCGCCGCCAGGCCGCACTCACGCTCCGGCACCCACAGCTCACCGGCGGTGCGGTGCCTCAGCGGGCCGGGGTGGCCCGGCTCACTGTGGTCGTGCGGGTCGAGGTGCTCGCCGTCGCCCTCGTCGCTCTCCATCCGGCTCTCCGAGCAGGCCCGGCAGAGCAGCCGGACGGACGAGGACCAGTCCTCGGCGGCGAAACCGGCGTCGGACGCCAGCTGCTCCAGGGCGTCCCGGTCCGCCTCGGTGGCAGCTTCGAGGAGCACCACCCAGGTCGGCACGGGGGACGGCGCCCACAGCTCGATCTCGTCGAAGACGGGGTACGAGGGCCCCGCCGCGGTGATCCGCTCGCCGTTCGGCACCCCGTCGTGCAGCACGACCTCGCCCCAGCGCCGCCCGGAGGACGGCAGCGGGATCGACAGCACCTCCATCCGCGCCGGGTCCAGCCTGCGGCCCCACACGACCTCGGCCTCGCCCTCGGGCGACAGCCGCACGGCCGCGCTGCCCAGCTCCATCCCGACCGGCTCGCTGTTGGACGCCGGGGTCTGCTGCCCGCCGCCGGGCACCTTCAGCCCGTACGCCTGCCAGGCCCGGCGCGCCAGCGGCCAGTCCTGCAGCGCGGTGGCGGCGATCCCGACATTCCACCAGTCCGGGGCGCCGGACTCCTTGTCGAGCAGCGCGACGGCCCGCAGGCCGGCGGCCCGCGCCTGCTCCCAGTCATGCCGGAACTTGTGCAGCAGCGCCAGGTTGAACCATGACTCGGAGAGCCAGGGCTCCAGGTCCGCCGCACGTGTCAGCAACGCGCCCGCGTCCTCGTACCGGCCGTCGCCGATCAGCGTGAACGCGCGGTCCGTGGCCTGCCGCCAAGAGGCGGACGGCCGATGCCGTACCTTCCCGAAGATCCTCACGATTCCCGCCTGTCCCGACTGGACACCCTCGTTTTCCGCTCTCCTTCGCATCCAACCATGCCCGGCCGGACGCTCGCTCATTACCCATGGGTTACCCAGGTGGGACGGGGGTCAGACCGCCCCTGGCCAGAACCCGGGCGAGCGATTCCACGACCTGGGGCTGGTAGTCGTGGCCGGTCCCGAGCCTGAGCTGTTCCAGCGCGCCGAGCGGCCCGCCGATACTTTCCCCGCACAGGTCGTCGTATGCGTTGACCGCCCTGACGATCCTGGCCGACAGCGGCTGCTCGCGGTAGGGGTCCGCCTGCCGCTCCACCACGACGGCGACCTTCGCGTCGACCCCGGTCTGGCGGACCACGGCCCCGCCGAGCAGCGCGATCCGGCGCTGCTCGGCGGCGGGCAGCGTGGCGGTGGCCCCCTCCGGGACCGGGTCGACGAGCGAGAGCTGGCCGATGTCGTGCATCAGGGCCGCGTACTCCAGGACCGTGAGCTCGGGCCCGGAAAGCCCCAGCTCGCGGCCGACGGCCGAGCAG
Protein-coding regions in this window:
- the def gene encoding peptide deformylase, which encodes MAQQETDEQISVDDEGFLVDTEDCEAREAAYRERGTSHPITVVGNPVLHKECKDVTVFDDKLATLIDDMFASQRTAEGVGLAANQIGVDLKVFVYDCPDDDGVRHTGVICNPVLDELPPEQRVLDDANEGCLSVPTAYASLARPDYAVVRGQDAKGNPVKVRGDGYFARCLQHETDHLYGYLYIDRLSKRDRKDALRQMEENTPRYEIVPNG
- a CDS encoding tetratricopeptide repeat protein; translated protein: MRIFGKVRHRPSASWRQATDRAFTLIGDGRYEDAGALLTRAADLEPWLSESWFNLALLHKFRHDWEQARAAGLRAVALLDKESGAPDWWNVGIAATALQDWPLARRAWQAYGLKVPGGGQQTPASNSEPVGMELGSAAVRLSPEGEAEVVWGRRLDPARMEVLSIPLPSSGRRWGEVVLHDGVPNGERITAAGPSYPVFDEIELWAPSPVPTWVVLLEAATEADRDALEQLASDAGFAAEDWSSSVRLLCRACSESRMESDEGDGEHLDPHDHSEPGHPGPLRHRTAGELWVPERECGLAAPAGLVRGLLDGWVADSPDSREWRDLEEVC